Proteins from a genomic interval of Hydrogenophaga sp. PAMC20947:
- the nirB gene encoding nitrite reductase large subunit NirB, which translates to MKKMNLVMIGNGMAGVRTLEELIKIAPSFYNTTVFGSEPHPNYNRILLSPVLAGEQTLEEIVLNDWSWYTDNGITLHAGWTVTRVDRVKRIVHATNAAGEMVEAPYDRLIMATGSNPFMLPIPGKDLNGVLAYRDIADTQAMIDAAKTYKHAVVIGGGLLGLEAANGLMKRGMSVSVVHVGPWLMERQLDDVSGKLLQQSLEERGMKFLMGAQTQALLGDKDDGMGGRVKAIKFKDGSEVAADLVVMAVGIRPNTALAESMRLHVNKGIVVNDTLQTTTDPRIYAVGECAAHRGIAYGLVAPLFEQGKVLATHLAEFGIGRYTGSLTSTKLKVTGIDLFSAGNFMGDEGSEEIVMSDPSAGVYKKLVIKDDKLIGACLYGDTVDGSWYFKLLREGRTVHDIRDKLMFGESHLGDAGHQGVSKAAAMADSDEVCGCNGVTKGTICKAIKEKGLFTLDEVKKHTKASASCGSCTGLVEQILMFTAGGDYSATPKKKAVCACTEHSHQDVRDAILKQKLLSITDTFATLNWKTPNGCPTCRPAVNYYLISTWPKDAKDDPQSRYINERSHANIQKDGTYSVIPRMWGGETTADELRRIADAVDKYQIPTVKVTGGQRIDLLGVKKEDLQAVWNDIGMPSGHAYAKALRTVKTCVGSEWCRMGTQDSTQMGKDLEKAMWRMYAPHKVKFAVSGCPRNCAESGIKDVGVIGVDSGWEMYVGGNGGIKTEVAQFLVKVKTAEEVMEYTGAFMQLYRTEGWYLERTVHYINRVGLDYVKKRILEDAEGRKALWEQLQAALDGEPDPWFETQKASVDTRQFIPIKPIETEINTAGSAA; encoded by the coding sequence ATGAAAAAGATGAATCTCGTCATGATCGGCAACGGCATGGCCGGTGTGCGCACGCTCGAAGAGCTGATCAAAATCGCGCCGTCGTTTTACAACACCACGGTGTTCGGCTCAGAGCCACACCCCAACTACAACCGCATCCTGCTCTCACCGGTGCTCGCCGGTGAGCAAACGCTGGAAGAGATCGTGCTCAACGACTGGAGCTGGTACACCGACAACGGCATCACCTTGCACGCCGGCTGGACCGTGACACGGGTCGACCGCGTGAAGCGCATCGTGCACGCCACCAACGCCGCAGGTGAAATGGTTGAAGCTCCCTACGACCGACTGATCATGGCCACCGGATCCAATCCTTTCATGCTGCCGATTCCCGGCAAAGACCTGAACGGTGTGCTCGCCTACCGCGACATCGCTGACACGCAGGCCATGATCGATGCGGCCAAAACCTACAAACACGCGGTGGTGATCGGCGGCGGCTTGCTGGGTCTGGAGGCCGCCAACGGTTTGATGAAGCGCGGCATGAGCGTGAGTGTGGTGCATGTCGGTCCCTGGCTGATGGAGCGCCAGCTCGATGACGTTTCGGGCAAGCTGCTGCAGCAATCGCTGGAAGAACGCGGCATGAAATTCCTCATGGGCGCTCAGACGCAGGCGCTGCTGGGCGACAAGGACGACGGCATGGGCGGCCGGGTCAAGGCCATCAAATTCAAGGACGGCAGCGAAGTGGCTGCCGATCTGGTGGTGATGGCCGTGGGCATTCGCCCGAACACCGCGCTGGCCGAGTCCATGCGCCTGCATGTGAACAAAGGCATCGTCGTCAACGACACCTTGCAAACCACCACCGACCCGCGCATTTACGCGGTCGGCGAATGCGCCGCCCACCGCGGCATCGCCTATGGCCTGGTCGCACCCTTGTTTGAACAAGGCAAGGTCCTGGCCACGCATCTGGCCGAGTTCGGCATCGGCCGTTACACAGGCTCGCTCACCTCGACCAAGCTCAAGGTCACCGGCATCGACCTGTTCTCCGCCGGCAACTTCATGGGCGACGAAGGCAGCGAAGAAATTGTGATGAGCGACCCGTCGGCCGGGGTCTACAAAAAGCTGGTGATCAAGGACGACAAGCTCATTGGCGCCTGCCTGTATGGCGACACGGTCGATGGCTCCTGGTATTTCAAGCTGCTGCGCGAAGGCCGTACGGTGCACGACATCCGCGACAAGCTGATGTTCGGCGAAAGCCACCTGGGCGACGCCGGCCACCAGGGCGTGAGCAAGGCCGCGGCCATGGCCGACAGCGACGAGGTTTGTGGCTGCAACGGCGTGACCAAAGGCACCATCTGCAAGGCCATCAAGGAAAAGGGCTTGTTCACGCTGGACGAAGTCAAGAAGCACACCAAGGCCAGCGCGTCGTGCGGTTCCTGCACTGGCCTGGTCGAACAGATCCTGATGTTCACCGCCGGCGGCGACTATTCGGCCACACCCAAAAAGAAGGCCGTCTGCGCCTGCACCGAGCACAGCCACCAGGACGTGCGCGACGCCATCCTGAAACAAAAGCTCCTGTCCATCACCGATACCTTCGCCACGCTGAACTGGAAAACCCCCAATGGCTGTCCCACGTGCCGGCCTGCGGTCAACTACTACCTCATCAGCACCTGGCCCAAAGACGCGAAGGACGACCCACAAAGCCGCTACATCAACGAGCGCAGCCACGCGAACATCCAGAAGGACGGCACCTACTCGGTGATCCCGCGCATGTGGGGCGGCGAAACCACGGCCGACGAGTTGCGCCGCATCGCCGACGCGGTCGACAAGTACCAGATCCCCACCGTCAAAGTCACGGGTGGACAGCGCATCGACCTGCTGGGCGTGAAGAAAGAAGACCTGCAAGCGGTGTGGAATGACATCGGAATGCCCTCAGGCCACGCCTATGCCAAAGCGCTGCGCACCGTCAAAACCTGCGTGGGCAGCGAGTGGTGCCGCATGGGCACACAAGACTCGACCCAGATGGGCAAAGATCTCGAGAAAGCCATGTGGCGCATGTACGCCCCACACAAAGTCAAGTTTGCCGTTTCAGGTTGCCCGCGCAATTGCGCCGAATCGGGCATCAAAGACGTGGGCGTGATCGGCGTCGACAGCGGCTGGGAGATGTACGTCGGAGGCAACGGCGGCATCAAGACCGAAGTGGCGCAATTTCTGGTCAAAGTGAAAACCGCTGAAGAGGTCATGGAATACACCGGCGCCTTCATGCAGCTCTACCGCACCGAAGGCTGGTACCTGGAGCGCACGGTGCATTACATCAACCGTGTGGGTCTGGACTACGTAAAGAAGCGGATTCTGGAAGACGCCGAGGGCCGCAAAGCCTTGTGGGAACAGCTCCAGGCCGCACTCGACGGCGAGCCCGATCCCTGGTTCGAGACCCAGAAAGCGTCTGTGGACACGCGCCAGTTCATTCCCATCAAACCCATCGAAACAGAAATCAACACTGCAGGGAGCGCAGCATGA
- a CDS encoding ABC transporter permease, whose product MELANKLFGSGAAALRDPRELGRAFMMSIGIPVVAFAIFLALWSVAASRIQTSLGAVPGPAQVAEQAVLLVKEHFSERERQAAFYERQTQRNKERTAEDPSYEPRNFQWTGKRTYLDQIVTSLYTVFVGFLLATVVAVPLGILAGTSKIVQAAINPMVQLFRPVSPLAWLPIVTLIVSAVYVTTGEPMFQKSFLISAITVTLCSLWTTLINTAIGVTSVDKDLVNVGKVLQLSLATRVRKIILPSALPFIFTGMRLSLGVGWMVLIAAEMLAQNPGLGKFVWDEFQNGSSDSLSRIMVAVFTIGLIGYALDRLMQVLQNLVVPR is encoded by the coding sequence ATGGAACTCGCGAACAAACTTTTTGGCAGCGGGGCCGCCGCCCTGCGCGACCCACGCGAACTGGGCCGTGCCTTCATGATGTCGATTGGCATACCGGTGGTGGCTTTCGCCATCTTCCTGGCGCTGTGGTCGGTCGCAGCCTCGCGCATTCAGACCAGCCTGGGCGCGGTGCCCGGCCCGGCTCAAGTGGCGGAGCAGGCCGTGCTCCTGGTCAAGGAGCACTTCTCCGAGCGCGAACGCCAGGCGGCCTTCTATGAGCGCCAGACCCAACGCAACAAGGAACGAACCGCCGAAGACCCCAGCTACGAGCCGCGCAACTTCCAGTGGACGGGCAAGCGCACCTACCTCGACCAGATCGTCACCAGCCTCTACACCGTTTTTGTGGGCTTTCTGCTCGCCACCGTGGTGGCGGTCCCGCTGGGGATTCTGGCCGGCACGTCGAAGATCGTGCAGGCCGCCATCAACCCGATGGTGCAGTTGTTCCGCCCCGTCTCTCCGCTGGCGTGGCTGCCCATCGTGACGCTGATCGTGAGCGCGGTCTACGTGACCACGGGCGAACCCATGTTCCAGAAATCCTTCCTGATCTCGGCCATCACCGTGACGCTCTGTTCACTGTGGACCACCCTGATCAACACCGCCATCGGCGTGACCTCGGTCGACAAGGATCTGGTCAACGTGGGCAAGGTGCTGCAACTGTCGCTCGCGACACGGGTGCGCAAGATCATTCTGCCGTCGGCCCTGCCCTTCATCTTCACGGGTATGCGCCTGTCGCTGGGCGTGGGCTGGATGGTGCTGATCGCCGCAGAAATGCTGGCGCAAAACCCGGGCCTGGGCAAGTTTGTCTGGGACGAGTTCCAGAACGGCAGCTCCGATTCGCTCAGTCGGATCATGGTGGCGGTGTTCACCATCGGCCTGATCGGCTACGCCCTCGACCGCCTGATGCAGGTGCTGCAAAACCTCGTGGTGCCCCGCTGA
- a CDS encoding nitrate ABC transporter ATP-binding protein (This model describes the ATP binding subunits of ATP-binding cassette (ABC) transporters for nitrate transport, or for bicarbonate transport, in bacteria and archaea.), translating into MNLALKSVADATGNTANQPTLVAVPATAALELKNVCKGYGAGAHRTDILKDLNLRVEPGEFVAIVGFSGSGKTTLVSLLAGLTSADSGAVLKNGSSITGPGPDRGIVFQSYSLMPWLSVRDNVALAVDRVFASESATERSERVKHYVSMVGLTPAIDKKPAQLSGGMRQRVSVARALATDPDVLLLDEPLSALDALTRANLQDEIVRIWSEDTKTVVLITNDVDEALMMADRIIPLDIGPGATLGPSFVVDIPRPRDRRAMNHDARFQQLRAEITQYLISLSHKHAASQGSNVIQLPTLTPRNAVEKAASPTLASRFALRHAALTERIETATSLHAAPAIDAPLAPTSADNRFVEFSQVIKVYPTPKGPQTVVDGFDLKIRKGEFISVIGHSGCGKSTVLSMMAGLTDITDGVIVLDGREVADAGPDRGLVFQAPSLVPWLTAFDNVMLGVARVFPHASEAERRDTVGYYLNRVGLGSSMQKKASELSNGMKQRVGIARAFALNPKMLLLDEPFGMLDSLTRWDLQEVLMEVWSRSQVTAMMVTHDVDEAILLADRVVMMTNGPRAKIGKVMDVPLPRPRSREALLQHPRYYELREELIGFLEDCGRQH; encoded by the coding sequence ATGAACCTCGCCTTGAAATCTGTCGCCGATGCCACTGGCAACACCGCCAATCAACCCACGCTGGTGGCGGTGCCAGCCACCGCCGCTCTGGAACTGAAGAATGTCTGCAAAGGATACGGCGCCGGCGCCCATCGCACCGACATCTTGAAAGATCTCAACCTCCGCGTTGAACCGGGCGAGTTCGTGGCCATTGTCGGTTTTTCCGGCAGTGGAAAAACCACGCTGGTCAGCTTGCTGGCCGGCCTGACCAGCGCCGACAGCGGTGCCGTGTTGAAAAATGGCTCATCCATCACAGGCCCCGGCCCGGACCGCGGCATCGTGTTCCAGAGCTATTCGCTGATGCCCTGGCTCAGCGTGCGCGACAACGTGGCCTTGGCGGTGGACCGCGTCTTCGCCAGCGAAAGCGCCACCGAGCGCAGCGAGCGGGTCAAACACTATGTCTCGATGGTCGGGCTCACTCCAGCCATCGACAAGAAGCCGGCCCAGCTCTCTGGCGGTATGCGCCAGCGGGTGTCGGTGGCCCGCGCTCTGGCGACCGACCCCGACGTCTTGTTGCTGGACGAACCGCTTTCAGCGCTGGACGCGCTCACCCGCGCCAACCTGCAAGACGAGATCGTGCGCATCTGGAGCGAAGACACCAAGACGGTGGTGCTCATCACCAACGACGTGGACGAAGCCCTGATGATGGCCGACCGCATCATCCCGCTGGACATCGGCCCCGGCGCCACGCTCGGCCCTTCGTTTGTGGTCGACATCCCCCGCCCCCGCGACCGCCGCGCCATGAACCACGACGCGCGTTTCCAGCAACTGCGCGCCGAGATCACGCAGTACCTGATCAGCCTCTCACACAAACACGCAGCCAGCCAGGGCAGCAACGTCATCCAGTTGCCCACGCTCACGCCACGCAACGCGGTGGAAAAGGCCGCCAGCCCGACACTGGCCAGCCGATTCGCCCTGCGCCACGCGGCGCTGACCGAACGCATCGAAACCGCGACCAGTCTGCACGCGGCCCCAGCCATTGACGCACCGCTGGCGCCCACCAGCGCCGACAACCGTTTTGTCGAGTTTTCCCAGGTCATCAAGGTCTACCCCACGCCCAAGGGTCCGCAGACCGTGGTCGACGGTTTCGATCTGAAGATCCGCAAAGGCGAATTCATCTCGGTGATCGGTCACTCGGGTTGCGGCAAATCCACTGTGCTCTCGATGATGGCCGGCTTGACCGACATCACCGACGGCGTGATCGTGCTCGATGGTCGCGAAGTGGCCGACGCCGGTCCCGATCGCGGCCTGGTCTTCCAGGCACCCAGCCTGGTGCCATGGCTCACCGCTTTTGACAACGTGATGCTGGGCGTGGCCCGCGTGTTCCCCCATGCCAGCGAGGCCGAGCGCCGTGACACGGTCGGTTATTACCTCAACCGGGTGGGCCTGGGGTCGTCCATGCAGAAAAAGGCTTCGGAGCTGTCCAACGGCATGAAGCAGCGCGTGGGCATTGCGCGCGCCTTTGCGCTCAACCCCAAGATGCTGCTGCTCGACGAGCCTTTTGGCATGCTGGATTCGCTGACCCGCTGGGACCTGCAAGAGGTCTTGATGGAGGTGTGGTCGCGCAGCCAGGTGACCGCCATGATGGTCACGCACGACGTGGACGAAGCTATTTTGCTGGCCGACCGCGTGGTGATGATGACCAATGGCCCGCGCGCCAAGATCGGCAAAGTCATGGATGTGCCGCTGCCCCGTCCGCGCTCCCGCGAAGCGCTGCTGCAACACCCACGCTACTACGAGCTGCGCGAAGAACTCATCGGCTTCCTCGAAGACTGCGGCCGCCAGCACTGA
- a CDS encoding CmpA/NrtA family ABC transporter substrate-binding protein translates to MSDATNHPNRRRFATQAMALAGATTLGLPAWAAKPGRPEKEQLKFGFIKLTDCAPLVVAYEKGYFEDEGLNVQLEAQANWKVLLDRVIDGQLDGAHMLAGQPLGATIGFGTKADIVTAFSMDLNGNAITVSNAVWAEMKPHLPMKDGKVVHPIKADALKKVVDAWKKEGKAFKMGMVFPVSTHNYELRYWLAAGGLNPGYYTSGDISGTSKADVLLSVTPPPQMPNTMESGTIHGYCVGEPWNQQAVFKGIGVPVITDNEIWKNNPEKVFGVTADWAKTNPNTHIAVVKALIRAGQWLDASMANRIEAVKMLSKSQYVGADAAVIANSMTGTFEYEKGDKRPAPDFNVFFRNFATYPFYSDAIWYLTQMRRWGQITEGKPDSWYMDIAKKVYQPTVYMEAANALVAEGKIKATDLPKTDGFKGVQKGFIDGVDYDGRKPNDYLAKFKIGLKAADKV, encoded by the coding sequence ATGTCCGATGCCACGAACCACCCGAACCGCCGCCGCTTCGCCACCCAGGCCATGGCTTTGGCCGGCGCCACTACGCTGGGCCTGCCGGCATGGGCCGCCAAGCCTGGTCGCCCTGAAAAAGAGCAGCTGAAATTTGGCTTCATCAAGCTGACCGACTGTGCACCCCTGGTCGTGGCCTATGAAAAAGGCTACTTCGAAGACGAAGGTCTGAATGTGCAGCTGGAAGCCCAGGCCAACTGGAAAGTGCTGCTCGACCGGGTGATCGATGGCCAGCTCGACGGCGCGCACATGCTCGCCGGACAACCGCTGGGCGCCACCATCGGCTTTGGTACCAAGGCCGATATCGTCACCGCCTTCAGCATGGACCTCAACGGCAATGCCATCACCGTATCCAACGCCGTCTGGGCCGAGATGAAGCCGCACCTGCCCATGAAAGACGGCAAGGTCGTGCACCCCATCAAGGCCGACGCACTGAAAAAGGTGGTCGACGCCTGGAAGAAGGAAGGCAAGGCTTTCAAGATGGGCATGGTATTCCCGGTCTCCACCCACAACTACGAGCTGCGCTACTGGCTCGCCGCCGGCGGGCTCAACCCCGGCTACTACACCTCCGGCGACATCTCGGGCACCTCCAAGGCCGATGTGCTGCTGTCGGTCACACCGCCGCCCCAAATGCCCAACACCATGGAATCGGGAACGATCCATGGCTACTGCGTGGGCGAACCCTGGAACCAGCAGGCGGTGTTCAAGGGCATCGGGGTCCCGGTGATCACCGACAACGAAATCTGGAAGAACAACCCAGAGAAGGTGTTCGGGGTCACCGCCGACTGGGCCAAAACCAACCCCAACACCCACATCGCTGTGGTCAAGGCGCTGATCCGCGCTGGCCAGTGGCTCGACGCCTCCATGGCCAACCGCATCGAGGCCGTCAAGATGCTCTCGAAATCGCAGTATGTGGGCGCCGATGCGGCCGTGATCGCCAACAGCATGACCGGCACCTTTGAATACGAGAAAGGCGACAAGCGTCCTGCCCCCGACTTCAACGTTTTCTTCCGCAACTTCGCCACCTACCCGTTCTACAGCGACGCCATCTGGTACCTCACGCAAATGCGCCGCTGGGGCCAGATCACCGAAGGCAAGCCCGACAGCTGGTACATGGACATCGCCAAGAAGGTCTACCAGCCTACGGTCTACATGGAAGCCGCCAATGCCCTGGTGGCCGAAGGCAAGATCAAAGCCACGGACCTGCCCAAAACCGATGGCTTCAAAGGTGTTCAAAAAGGGTTCATCGACGGCGTCGACTACGACGGCCGCAAACCCAACGACTACCTCGCCAAATTCAAGATCGGCCTCAAAGCCGCTGACAAGGTCTGA
- the nirD gene encoding nitrite reductase small subunit NirD — protein MSTTTAHWTLICKVEDIPVLGSRRVERTVGLEVAVFRNDKDEVFALLDRCPHKGGPLSQGIVFGTSVACPLHNWTIGLCDGQASAPDEGCTPRFALMVEKGNVFLNTNELATHAIEETRPVAGPARRVTPIVAAA, from the coding sequence ATGAGCACGACCACCGCCCACTGGACCTTGATCTGCAAGGTTGAAGACATTCCCGTGCTCGGCTCGCGCCGCGTCGAGAGAACGGTCGGCCTTGAAGTTGCTGTGTTCCGCAACGACAAAGACGAGGTCTTTGCCCTGCTCGACCGCTGCCCCCACAAAGGCGGCCCGCTGAGCCAGGGCATCGTCTTCGGCACCAGCGTGGCCTGCCCCCTGCACAACTGGACGATTGGGCTCTGTGACGGCCAGGCTTCTGCGCCCGACGAAGGTTGTACGCCACGCTTCGCTTTGATGGTCGAAAAAGGCAACGTATTCCTGAACACCAATGAACTGGCCACCCACGCCATCGAAGAAACCCGTCCAGTCGCCGGCCCCGCTCGCCGCGTCACACCCATCGTCGCCGCCGCATGA
- a CDS encoding nitrate regulatory protein yields MTSGLSFLIAAKRCEIAELERLALTSVLVNATGRLVHGLQRERGLSNLYLASQGARWSSERDDQIHQCDTAQTEVRACFDKLDTEAAPRNGHGARLYSRIAYVLQGLDALPQLRDRIAAQQLNPAQATAAYIRLINGLLAVVFEAADSAADPGISRGLVALFNFMQGKECAGQERATGSALFASGLADAPAQQQLLHLIESQERCLQVFGEFASEAVMATWRAARQPEGLVCLERLRRVLCTTAAGAPLSPDLSQAWFDCCTATMDAMKAVEDQMSSELLALCEQRIASTSAELAAFEVLNGSAPVRHNPGNTTAPGFFDPAASDERLLGTPLSTGGQGFGQQLDRSILELVQEQAHRLQSMSDELDTVRASLNERKLIERAKGLLMAHRSLSEEAAHKAMRQMAMNQNRRVVDVAEAVLAMADVLPEPKRHEV; encoded by the coding sequence ATGACCTCAGGCCTCAGCTTCCTCATTGCCGCCAAACGCTGCGAAATCGCCGAACTCGAACGGCTTGCGTTGACCAGCGTGCTGGTGAACGCAACCGGGCGGTTGGTGCACGGCCTGCAGCGGGAACGCGGCCTGTCCAACCTTTACCTGGCTTCCCAGGGCGCGCGGTGGTCGTCAGAGCGCGATGACCAGATCCACCAATGCGACACGGCCCAGACCGAAGTCCGCGCCTGCTTTGACAAACTCGACACCGAAGCGGCGCCGCGCAATGGCCATGGCGCTCGCTTGTACAGCCGCATCGCCTACGTGCTTCAGGGGCTGGATGCATTGCCCCAGTTGCGGGACCGCATCGCCGCCCAGCAACTCAACCCGGCCCAGGCAACGGCGGCCTACATCCGGTTGATCAACGGGTTGCTGGCGGTGGTGTTTGAAGCGGCCGACAGCGCCGCCGACCCCGGCATTTCGCGTGGCCTGGTCGCGCTGTTCAATTTCATGCAGGGCAAAGAATGCGCCGGCCAGGAGCGCGCCACCGGGTCGGCGCTGTTTGCCTCAGGGCTTGCCGACGCTCCTGCACAGCAGCAACTGCTGCACCTGATCGAGTCACAAGAACGGTGCCTGCAGGTGTTCGGCGAATTCGCCAGCGAAGCGGTGATGGCCACCTGGCGCGCTGCACGGCAACCAGAAGGCCTGGTCTGCCTGGAGCGCTTGCGCCGGGTGTTGTGCACCACCGCCGCAGGTGCCCCCCTCTCACCCGACCTCAGCCAAGCCTGGTTCGATTGCTGCACCGCCACCATGGATGCCATGAAAGCCGTTGAAGATCAGATGTCTTCCGAGCTGCTGGCCCTGTGCGAGCAACGCATCGCATCCACTTCGGCCGAGCTGGCGGCGTTTGAAGTGCTGAACGGCAGCGCACCAGTCAGGCACAACCCAGGCAACACCACTGCACCCGGTTTCTTTGATCCAGCGGCGAGCGATGAACGCTTGCTCGGCACCCCATTGAGCACGGGGGGACAAGGCTTTGGACAGCAGCTCGACCGCTCCATCCTTGAGCTCGTTCAAGAGCAAGCGCACCGCTTGCAAAGCATGAGCGACGAGCTGGACACCGTGCGCGCCAGCCTCAACGAGCGCAAGCTGATTGAACGGGCGAAGGGCCTGCTGATGGCCCACCGCAGCCTGAGCGAAGAGGCGGCTCACAAAGCCATGCGGCAAATGGCCATGAACCAGAACAGGCGTGTGGTCGATGTGGCCGAGGCCGTACTGGCCATGGCAGACGTGCTCCCGGAACCGAAGCGCCATGAAGTCTGA